Proteins encoded within one genomic window of Bacteroides sedimenti:
- the mutA gene encoding methylmalonyl-CoA mutase small subunit, whose amino-acid sequence MADSKEKLFSDFSPVSTSQWMEKVTADLKGADFEKKLVWKTNEGFKVKPFYRMEDLEGLKTTDSLPGEFPYLRGTKKDNVWLVRQNIQVECPKEANTKALDILNKGVDSLGFSIKGKDVNAELIDTLLNGICADCVELNFSTCQNHVVELAKLLVAYFEKKNYDVTKLQGSINHDYFNKMLTKGKEKENFAQTVKDLVDAIKPLPFYRVIAVNALTLNNAGAYISQELGYALAWGNEYLNMLVEAGVPANLAAKKIKFNFGISSNYFMEIAKFRAARMLWANIVSEYSPICNRDCPNKAEDEECRCAAKMKIHAETSTFNLTMFDAHVNMLRTQTEAMSAALAGVDSLTVTPFDKAYQTPDEFSERIARNQQLLLKEESNFDKVVDPSAGSYYIENLTASIAQQAWNIFLKVENEGGFYAAVKAGSVQADINQSGKARLAAVSSRKEILLGTNQFPNFTEKAGEKRPVEKKCCCSSSNSCEATVPVLNLDRAASEFEALRLQTETSGRQPKAFMLTIGNLAMRQARAQFSCNFLACAGYEVIDNLGFETVEEGVAAAMEAKADIVVLCSSDDEYAEYAIPAFKAVNNRAIFIVAGAPACMDMLKENGIENFIHVRVNVLDTLKEYNAKLGIK is encoded by the coding sequence ATGGCAGATAGTAAAGAAAAACTCTTTTCGGACTTTTCCCCGGTGAGCACCAGCCAGTGGATGGAAAAAGTAACAGCCGACCTTAAGGGAGCTGATTTCGAAAAGAAGCTCGTTTGGAAGACAAACGAAGGATTTAAAGTTAAACCATTCTACCGAATGGAAGATCTGGAAGGTCTGAAAACAACCGACAGCTTGCCGGGCGAGTTTCCTTACCTTCGGGGAACAAAGAAAGACAATGTATGGTTGGTTCGTCAGAACATTCAGGTAGAATGTCCGAAAGAAGCCAACACTAAAGCACTCGACATCCTGAACAAAGGAGTTGATTCACTCGGATTCAGCATCAAAGGAAAAGATGTAAACGCTGAGCTTATCGACACTTTGCTTAATGGAATTTGTGCTGATTGTGTAGAATTGAACTTCTCTACTTGCCAGAATCATGTAGTAGAACTTGCTAAATTACTGGTTGCATATTTCGAAAAAAAGAATTACGATGTAACTAAGTTGCAAGGTTCTATCAATCACGATTATTTCAATAAGATGCTGACTAAAGGCAAAGAAAAAGAGAACTTTGCACAAACAGTAAAAGATTTGGTTGATGCAATCAAACCTCTGCCATTCTACAGAGTCATCGCCGTAAATGCCTTGACACTCAATAATGCCGGAGCTTATATTTCTCAGGAACTGGGATATGCACTTGCCTGGGGAAATGAATATCTAAATATGCTGGTTGAAGCCGGAGTTCCGGCAAACCTGGCTGCGAAGAAGATTAAATTCAACTTCGGTATCAGCTCAAACTACTTCATGGAAATAGCAAAATTCCGCGCAGCTCGTATGCTATGGGCAAATATCGTTAGCGAATATAGCCCTATATGCAACAGAGACTGTCCTAATAAAGCTGAAGATGAAGAATGTCGCTGCGCTGCTAAAATGAAAATACATGCGGAAACTTCTACGTTCAACCTCACCATGTTTGATGCTCACGTAAATATGCTTCGTACTCAAACTGAAGCCATGAGTGCTGCTCTTGCAGGTGTTGACTCACTGACCGTAACTCCGTTTGATAAAGCATATCAGACTCCGGACGAATTCTCGGAACGCATTGCCCGCAATCAACAACTATTGTTGAAAGAAGAATCAAATTTCGATAAAGTGGTTGACCCTTCAGCCGGTTCTTACTACATTGAAAATCTGACAGCTTCTATTGCTCAACAGGCTTGGAATATCTTCTTAAAGGTAGAAAACGAAGGTGGTTTCTATGCAGCTGTTAAGGCGGGAAGTGTACAGGCTGACATCAACCAGTCTGGCAAGGCAAGACTAGCAGCAGTATCAAGTCGTAAAGAAATTCTTTTAGGAACCAACCAATTCCCTAACTTCACTGAAAAAGCAGGTGAAAAGAGACCAGTGGAAAAGAAATGCTGCTGCAGTAGCTCTAACTCCTGCGAAGCAACTGTACCTGTTCTGAATCTGGACCGCGCAGCAAGCGAATTTGAAGCACTCCGCTTACAAACAGAAACTTCTGGTCGTCAGCCAAAGGCATTTATGTTGACCATCGGTAACCTGGCCATGCGTCAGGCAAGAGCTCAGTTCTCATGCAACTTCCTGGCTTGTGCCGGTTATGAAGTTATCGACAATCTGGGATTCGAAACTGTGGAAGAAGGAGTTGCAGCTGCCATGGAAGCTAAAGCCGATATCGTAGTTCTTTGCTCAAGTGATGATGAATATGCAGAATATGCTATTCCGGCATTTAAAGCGGTGAACAACCGTGCTATATTTATAGTTGCCGGTGCTCCGGCCTGCATGGACATGCTGAAAGAGAATGGAATTGAAAACTTCATTCACGTGCGTGTCAATGTATTGGATACCCTGAAAGAATATAATGCAAAA
- a CDS encoding putative transporter, with amino-acid sequence MNWLQTLLTDPNSVAHIVALYAFVIAAGVLLGKIKFFGISLGVTFVLFVGILVGHFGLTINTEVLHFMRDFGLILFVFCIGLQVGPSFFSSFKKGGMRMNMLAACIVFLNIAVALGLYYALNGRIQLPMIVGILSGAVTNTPGLGAAQEALNQLQSSGVINEVPKIALGYAVAYPLGVVGIIGAIILIRFIFRIDFSKEEAEWNSTADDNQNKPRLMHIEVDQQGVFGKKISEVMALSGCPFVVSRILKNDKVTIPSPDTILEEGNQIFVVCSEGDAETVINLIGKEVFVNWEELDSPMISRRVLVTKSEMNGKKLGSLKLRNLYGVNITRINRSGVDLFANPNLVLQVGDRVTVVGAEDSVQRVADVMGNSMKRLNEPNIVTIFIGILFGILFGSLPFAFPGIPTPVKLGLAGGPLVVSILIGRFGYKFNLVTYTTQSANLMMREIGITLFLASVGIGAGGEFFKTVVEGDGLLWVGCGFLITFIPLIIVGIVGRKYFKINYFMLMGLIAGSNTDPPALAYSSQVTGSDAPGVGYSTVYPLVMFLRVLSAQLIILMFM; translated from the coding sequence ATGAATTGGTTGCAAACATTGCTGACAGATCCCAACTCGGTCGCACATATAGTGGCGCTTTATGCCTTTGTGATTGCTGCTGGGGTTTTGTTAGGGAAGATTAAATTTTTCGGAATTTCGCTGGGAGTTACATTTGTATTATTCGTAGGTATTCTTGTAGGCCATTTCGGACTTACTATAAATACTGAGGTGTTGCATTTTATGCGTGATTTCGGATTGATTTTATTTGTTTTCTGTATTGGTCTGCAGGTTGGACCCTCTTTTTTCTCTTCATTCAAGAAAGGAGGCATGAGAATGAACATGCTGGCTGCTTGTATTGTTTTTCTGAACATTGCAGTTGCACTAGGACTATACTATGCTCTCAACGGCAGGATACAATTGCCTATGATTGTTGGTATTCTTTCGGGCGCAGTAACAAATACACCGGGACTGGGTGCGGCTCAAGAGGCTCTGAATCAGCTTCAGTCGTCGGGTGTCATCAATGAAGTTCCCAAAATTGCGCTGGGATATGCAGTTGCTTATCCGCTTGGCGTTGTCGGAATTATCGGAGCTATTATATTGATACGTTTCATATTCCGCATTGATTTCTCCAAAGAAGAGGCTGAATGGAACTCTACAGCCGATGATAATCAGAACAAACCTCGCCTGATGCATATTGAAGTAGACCAACAAGGTGTTTTTGGTAAAAAGATATCTGAGGTGATGGCTCTTTCGGGATGCCCTTTTGTTGTTTCCCGAATTCTGAAAAATGATAAGGTAACCATTCCGTCTCCTGATACAATACTGGAAGAAGGCAATCAGATTTTTGTTGTTTGCTCGGAGGGTGATGCTGAAACAGTGATAAACCTGATTGGAAAAGAGGTTTTTGTAAACTGGGAAGAACTGGATTCTCCAATGATTTCCAGACGTGTGCTGGTTACGAAGTCTGAAATGAATGGCAAAAAGCTGGGCTCACTGAAACTTCGTAATCTGTATGGCGTAAATATAACCCGCATAAACCGTTCTGGTGTTGACCTGTTTGCAAATCCCAACTTGGTGCTTCAGGTAGGTGACCGTGTCACAGTTGTAGGTGCTGAAGATTCAGTACAGCGTGTGGCTGATGTGATGGGTAACTCCATGAAACGTCTAAACGAACCTAATATCGTTACTATCTTTATCGGTATCCTTTTCGGTATCCTATTCGGAAGCCTTCCTTTTGCATTCCCCGGCATTCCTACTCCGGTGAAGTTAGGTCTGGCTGGTGGTCCGCTGGTTGTTTCAATCCTGATTGGACGTTTCGGTTATAAATTCAATTTGGTAACCTATACTACTCAAAGTGCCAACCTGATGATGCGCGAAATTGGTATTACTCTTTTCCTTGCAAGTGTGGGAATTGGTGCCGGAGGCGAATTCTTCAAGACTGTTGTCGAAGGTGATGGCCTGTTGTGGGTAGGATGCGGATTCCTCATCACATTTATCCCATTGATTATTGTAGGTATTGTAGGCCGTAAATATTTCAAAATTAACTATTTCATGTTGATGGGGCTTATTGCCGGTAGTAATACCGACCCACCGGCATTGGCATACTCATCTCAGGTAACCGGTAGTGATGCACCGGGTGTTGGGTATTCAACTGTTTATCCACTGGTAATGTTCCTGCGCGTGTTGTCCGCACAGCTCATTATCCTGATGTTTATGTAA
- a CDS encoding AAA family ATPase: protein MNNNYVINIGRQLGSGGREIGAKLAELLDISYFDKELINIASRESGLCEEFFEKADEKTTQSFVGRIFGIRSPFINDGTIPYDNCLSNDALFKIQSDVIRKLADEKSCLFVGRCADYILRENPRCVNVFICSSMEDRIKRLCIKLNINPDEAEELIEKTDRKRASYYNYYSYKEWGAASTYHLCIDSSALGIYGTVEFLKLFVEKKLRL from the coding sequence ATGAACAACAATTATGTAATTAATATAGGAAGGCAGCTGGGAAGCGGCGGTCGGGAAATAGGTGCCAAACTTGCTGAATTACTGGATATATCCTATTTTGACAAGGAACTTATCAACATAGCCTCGAGGGAAAGTGGCCTTTGCGAGGAGTTCTTTGAGAAAGCAGACGAGAAAACAACCCAGAGTTTTGTGGGAAGGATTTTCGGCATCCGTTCACCCTTTATCAACGATGGTACGATTCCTTACGATAACTGCCTGAGTAATGACGCATTATTTAAAATACAAAGCGATGTGATACGTAAACTGGCAGACGAGAAATCGTGTCTGTTCGTGGGCCGATGTGCAGATTATATATTAAGGGAGAATCCCCGATGTGTAAACGTATTTATCTGCTCTTCTATGGAGGATCGCATCAAGCGTCTTTGCATTAAGTTGAATATCAACCCGGATGAAGCGGAGGAATTGATAGAAAAAACCGATCGGAAAAGAGCATCCTATTATAACTATTACAGCTACAAGGAATGGGGAGCAGCTTCTACCTACCACCTATGTATTGATTCGTCGGCCCTAGGTATTTATGGTACGGTGGAGTTTCTAAAGCTCTTTGTGGAAAAGAAACTAAGATTATAA
- a CDS encoding DUF5056 domain-containing protein — MKEIDDKVLADFFQKEKKEIADNGFSRRVMNSLPDREKRLSNIWAMFCTAIGIILFFLFNGLDAILNILREAFDGAMEKGLANIDIKSLAIAAVVLIALGIRKVATLSE; from the coding sequence ATGAAGGAAATTGATGACAAAGTTTTAGCAGATTTCTTCCAAAAAGAGAAGAAAGAAATTGCAGATAATGGCTTCTCCCGTCGTGTGATGAACAGTCTGCCAGACCGTGAAAAGAGGCTCTCGAATATCTGGGCAATGTTTTGCACCGCCATCGGAATCATTCTATTCTTCCTTTTCAACGGATTGGATGCCATCCTTAATATCCTGCGCGAGGCGTTTGACGGAGCCATGGAAAAAGGACTTGCCAATATCGACATCAAGTCTTTGGCAATTGCCGCAGTTGTGCTCATCGCATTAGGAATAAGAAAAGTTGCAACGCTAAGCGAATAA
- a CDS encoding RNA polymerase sigma factor: MSQLNDISLVAQVVVFKNTRAFDQLVKKYQSAIRRFFLHQTLGDSELSDDLAQETFIKAYTNISTFKNLSNFSTWLYRIAYNVFYDYIRSRKETTEIDAREVDAIHCTEQENVGQKMDVYQSLKTLKEVERTCVTLFYMEDVSIDKIAGIVGCPAGTVKSHLSRGKEKLAIYLKQNGYEGN; this comes from the coding sequence ATGAGCCAACTCAATGACATATCGTTAGTCGCACAGGTCGTGGTATTTAAAAACACCAGGGCCTTCGACCAGTTGGTAAAGAAATACCAGTCGGCTATCCGGCGGTTCTTTCTTCACCAGACACTGGGCGACAGCGAATTGAGTGACGACCTGGCACAGGAAACATTTATAAAGGCATATACCAATATATCCACTTTTAAAAACCTGTCGAATTTCTCTACCTGGCTCTACCGTATTGCATATAATGTGTTTTATGATTATATTCGCAGCCGGAAAGAGACCACAGAGATTGATGCGCGTGAGGTGGATGCAATACACTGTACCGAACAGGAAAATGTAGGGCAAAAGATGGATGTTTATCAGTCGCTCAAGACGCTCAAAGAAGTGGAACGAACCTGCGTCACCTTATTTTACATGGAAGATGTAAGCATTGATAAGATTGCAGGAATTGTAGGGTGCCCCGCCGGAACGGTGAAATCTCATCTTTCAAGGGGAAAAGAAAAATTAGCTATTTACCTAAAACAAAACGGATATGAAGGAAATTGA
- a CDS encoding DUF6249 domain-containing protein, translating to MKQLMTVFVMMLFMSITVMGQTSTQKAKEANKQTATTTVTVSTAAADSASTDSVANKDEDTFKSLKGGEFESKGEHFDFPFGKDSSIVPIIAIIAVFGMPVLIVLIVSIVNYKNRKAQYKLAEKALENGKDIPEGLFSKTKETDIRSKGIKNIFVGIGLGIFLWALTGEFGLGCIGFMIMFFGIGQWLIAQSNKKDGKERPFTDMHNDNRAGESSTRMGENEPASKETDLSGQMSDKE from the coding sequence ATGAAACAACTTATGACTGTATTCGTGATGATGCTATTTATGAGTATCACCGTGATGGGACAAACCTCAACCCAGAAAGCAAAAGAGGCCAATAAGCAGACAGCAACAACTACCGTAACGGTAAGCACTGCGGCTGCAGATTCAGCAAGTACCGATTCTGTTGCAAACAAGGATGAAGATACCTTTAAGTCATTGAAAGGCGGCGAATTTGAATCAAAAGGAGAACACTTTGACTTTCCGTTTGGCAAAGACTCGTCCATAGTCCCGATTATTGCTATAATTGCAGTTTTCGGAATGCCTGTATTAATCGTTTTAATCGTTTCGATTGTTAATTATAAAAACAGAAAAGCGCAGTACAAGTTGGCGGAAAAAGCGCTCGAAAACGGGAAAGACATACCCGAAGGACTTTTCTCTAAAACTAAAGAGACAGATATCAGGTCGAAAGGAATAAAGAACATCTTTGTGGGAATCGGATTGGGAATCTTCCTCTGGGCTCTGACAGGTGAATTTGGATTGGGATGCATCGGCTTTATGATTATGTTCTTCGGAATAGGACAATGGCTGATAGCTCAATCTAACAAGAAAGATGGAAAAGAAAGGCCTTTCACCGACATGCATAATGACAATAGAGCCGGAGAAAGCAGCACCAGAATGGGAGAAAACGAACCCGCCAGCAAGGAGACAGATTTATCCGGGCAAATGTCAGATAAAGAATGA
- a CDS encoding methyltransferase RsmF C-terminal domain-like protein has product MDLPFPFINQTKALLGDDEYERLSASLQEETPVSIRVNETKPFPVQQENHVPWCSAGYYLEQRPTFTFDPLFHAGCYYVQEASSMFVEQVLRNYITEPVVALDLCAAPGGKSTHLRSLLPEESFLVANEVIRNRSQILAENIIKWGHPDVAVTNNDPADFSEKGLLFDLILTDVPCSGEGMFRKDSGAINEWSPENVNICYQRQRRIIADIWPSLKTGGVLIYSTCTYNLSEDEENIEWIKSELGAESLSIEVPSEWGVTGNLAGGQTPVYRFLPHKTKGEGFFLAALRKTGGEEVIPGRSKNNKKSKKEKLPEIPPQAKEWLLHPEWFELERKGDVVTACNITFSGLVAQLKQQMRVVHTGITLGEMKGKDLIPDHSLAMSNELNMDAFPTYELTYEHAIAYLRKEAIVLDASAPKGYLLLTYKSIPLGFVKNIGNRANNLYPQEWRIRSGYLPEEVRCL; this is encoded by the coding sequence ATGGATTTACCGTTTCCTTTTATAAATCAGACAAAAGCACTTTTAGGTGATGATGAATATGAACGGCTTTCAGCTTCTTTGCAAGAAGAGACTCCCGTAAGCATTCGTGTGAACGAAACCAAACCTTTCCCGGTTCAGCAAGAAAACCATGTGCCCTGGTGTTCTGCGGGATATTATCTGGAGCAGCGACCTACCTTCACATTCGATCCTCTTTTTCATGCCGGATGTTATTATGTGCAGGAAGCTTCTTCGATGTTTGTGGAACAGGTGCTTCGGAATTATATCACAGAACCCGTGGTTGCTCTTGATTTATGTGCAGCTCCGGGCGGTAAATCCACCCATCTTCGTAGCTTGCTTCCAGAAGAAAGTTTCCTGGTGGCTAATGAGGTGATACGAAATCGCTCGCAAATTTTGGCTGAGAATATCATAAAATGGGGGCACCCAGATGTTGCTGTTACTAATAACGACCCGGCCGATTTTTCAGAAAAAGGATTGCTCTTCGACCTGATTCTGACCGACGTTCCTTGCTCCGGCGAAGGGATGTTCCGAAAAGATTCGGGAGCCATCAACGAATGGAGTCCCGAGAATGTGAATATCTGCTACCAACGACAGCGACGCATCATTGCCGATATCTGGCCCAGCCTTAAAACCGGCGGTGTGCTAATATATAGCACTTGTACCTATAACCTTTCAGAAGATGAAGAGAATATCGAATGGATAAAGTCAGAACTAGGTGCTGAGTCGCTCTCTATTGAGGTCCCTTCCGAATGGGGCGTAACCGGAAATTTGGCCGGTGGACAGACTCCGGTATACCGTTTTCTTCCGCATAAAACAAAAGGAGAAGGATTCTTCCTGGCGGCATTACGTAAAACAGGTGGGGAAGAGGTGATACCTGGTCGCTCCAAAAATAATAAAAAGAGCAAAAAGGAGAAACTACCAGAAATTCCCCCTCAGGCAAAAGAGTGGTTGCTGCACCCCGAATGGTTTGAACTGGAACGTAAAGGCGATGTGGTTACCGCTTGTAATATCACTTTCTCGGGATTGGTTGCTCAATTAAAACAGCAAATGCGGGTGGTGCATACCGGCATTACATTGGGAGAGATGAAAGGCAAGGACCTCATTCCTGACCATTCACTGGCCATGAGCAACGAGCTGAACATGGATGCTTTTCCAACTTATGAACTGACTTATGAACATGCTATCGCCTATTTACGGAAAGAGGCGATTGTGCTTGATGCTTCGGCTCCCAAAGGCTATTTATTGTTGACTTACAAATCAATACCGCTGGGCTTTGTGAAGAATATCGGCAACCGGGCGAACAATCTCTATCCGCAGGAATGGAGAATCCGCAGTGGATATTTACCCGAAGAGGTGCGTTGTCTCTGA
- a CDS encoding SDR family NAD(P)-dependent oxidoreductase encodes MTGKRVFVTGGSQGIGRGIVEAFVAAGATVAFCDIQEPDSSFLLSENSIFLKADVTSELALSGVMSELLIGWGDIDILINNVGISEFSPLTETAVQQFDRILATNLRPVFITSRLLAMHRTKMTTLPHYGRIINIASTRYLMSEPGSEGYAASKGGIVSLTHALTVSLSKLHITVNCISPGWIETKDYDSLTVADHDQHPSGRVGTPEDIARACLFLCDPDNNFINGQNMVIDGGMTKKMIYI; translated from the coding sequence ATGACTGGCAAAAGGGTATTTGTTACCGGAGGTTCACAAGGAATCGGAAGGGGAATAGTTGAGGCTTTTGTTGCTGCCGGAGCAACCGTTGCCTTTTGTGATATTCAGGAACCCGACTCATCCTTTCTGTTGTCGGAAAACAGTATCTTTCTGAAGGCGGATGTGACCAGTGAGCTTGCCCTGTCGGGTGTCATGTCCGAGCTGTTGATAGGGTGGGGAGATATTGACATTCTTATTAATAATGTAGGAATTAGTGAGTTTTCTCCATTGACTGAAACTGCGGTGCAACAGTTCGACCGGATTCTTGCCACCAACCTTCGACCGGTTTTTATCACTTCCCGATTATTGGCCATGCATCGTACTAAGATGACCACTTTGCCACACTACGGGCGAATTATCAACATCGCCTCCACCCGCTATCTGATGAGCGAGCCTGGTAGCGAAGGCTATGCCGCTTCGAAAGGAGGCATTGTTTCGTTAACGCATGCCTTGACAGTTTCACTCTCTAAATTGCACATTACTGTGAATTGCATCAGTCCGGGATGGATTGAAACTAAAGATTATGATTCGCTTACCGTAGCCGACCATGACCAACATCCTTCCGGTAGGGTGGGTACTCCTGAGGATATTGCCCGGGCCTGCCTCTTTCTGTGTGACCCGGATAACAATTTCATCAACGGACAGAATATGGTGATTGATGGCGGCATGACCAAGAAGATGATTTATATTTAG
- a CDS encoding DUF4434 domain-containing protein, producing MKNTDCYIFRLRRKRLYGYLVCLSVIIVICLNCVTAISCSSPIDQKSNPPINDSINKPITGTPIIDGTFIPFYLVPDWDDSRWELELANLKKLGMHYLILSPTVFTDKNNATHTIYPSKNGTPYYPNKDVVESCLRNASKFGFKVFVGLNSNEKWWSWWTTDSEGWLYTQMEFGNRIAEELVGKYKSRYPETMYGWYWDWEVDNLNYTTNSLQQTLINALNLNIDYLNNLTPGMPIIFSPFMNYRVGDNAYNYGKMWEKIFAGVHFRRGDIFSPQDCIGAGGLTFENASEWFSQLAEAVKAKPGLLFWSNAENFDQRFWTSATLDRFTKQLQVVKPYVSNYISFTYSYYYSPYKVNKYFDEAYSYYVVNGHLPQLSNPDPVENLILRTTDSNKISISWNPPSDKSNLVGFQVFRNGTLIANYQYSIDYSCQTTYTENENLSAGSYQYSVCSYNSINGCSSERSVQYTKKP from the coding sequence ATGAAAAATACAGATTGTTACATATTCCGACTCAGAAGGAAAAGGCTCTACGGGTATTTAGTCTGCTTAAGTGTCATAATCGTAATTTGTTTAAATTGCGTTACTGCTATTTCCTGTTCCTCTCCGATTGATCAAAAAAGCAATCCTCCCATAAATGATTCGATTAACAAACCTATTACAGGAACTCCGATCATTGATGGTACATTTATTCCTTTCTACTTAGTTCCCGATTGGGATGACAGTCGCTGGGAACTGGAATTGGCCAATCTTAAAAAACTTGGCATGCATTATCTGATTCTCTCGCCAACTGTTTTCACTGATAAAAACAATGCAACTCATACAATCTATCCTAGCAAGAATGGTACACCGTATTATCCTAACAAAGATGTCGTTGAGAGTTGTTTAAGGAATGCATCAAAGTTCGGATTTAAAGTTTTCGTGGGATTAAATTCCAATGAAAAATGGTGGTCATGGTGGACGACTGATTCAGAGGGCTGGTTATATACACAAATGGAATTTGGCAATAGGATTGCCGAGGAATTGGTAGGGAAATATAAAAGTCGTTACCCGGAAACAATGTATGGATGGTATTGGGACTGGGAAGTTGATAATCTGAATTATACAACTAACAGCCTTCAGCAAACATTGATCAATGCATTAAATCTAAATATCGATTATTTGAATAACCTGACTCCTGGAATGCCGATTATATTCTCTCCTTTCATGAATTACAGAGTAGGCGACAATGCCTATAATTACGGGAAAATGTGGGAGAAAATATTTGCCGGGGTTCATTTCCGTAGAGGGGACATTTTCAGTCCTCAGGATTGCATAGGCGCCGGTGGGTTAACCTTTGAAAATGCCAGTGAGTGGTTTAGCCAGCTAGCTGAAGCAGTAAAAGCCAAACCGGGATTATTATTTTGGTCAAATGCCGAAAATTTTGATCAACGTTTCTGGACGTCAGCTACCCTGGATCGTTTTACCAAACAGCTTCAGGTTGTCAAGCCTTATGTAAGCAATTATATCTCTTTTACATACAGCTATTATTATAGTCCTTACAAGGTGAATAAATATTTTGATGAAGCGTATTCGTACTATGTTGTCAATGGCCATCTACCCCAACTATCAAATCCTGATCCAGTAGAAAATCTCATTCTACGAACGACTGATTCCAATAAAATAAGCATCAGTTGGAATCCTCCCTCCGATAAAAGTAATTTAGTTGGTTTTCAGGTTTTCAGAAATGGGACGTTAATTGCCAATTATCAGTATAGCATAGACTACTCTTGCCAGACAACCTATACAGAAAACGAAAATTTAAGTGCAGGTAGTTACCAATACAGTGTGTGCTCTTATAACTCAATCAATGGATGTTCTTCAGAACGCAGCGTTCAATACACTAAAAAACCCTGA